The proteins below are encoded in one region of Triticum aestivum cultivar Chinese Spring chromosome 1B, IWGSC CS RefSeq v2.1, whole genome shotgun sequence:
- the LOC123100546 gene encoding probable GABA transporter 2, whose protein sequence is MAVAVADEAATRRGERGDGEGKAAAGDAGAAFVLESKGTWWHAGFHLTTAMVGPAVLSLPYALRGIGWALGLATLTALAAVSFYTYYAMSRVLDHCEAAGRRHIRFRDLAADVLGSGWAFYLMVAVQGAINVGVTIGSILLAGNSLQIMYSSLVPDGPLKLYHFIIAVASVLALLSQMPSFHSLRYINLGSLVLSVGYTILVSAACIRAGLSSNAPAKDYSLSTSKSEKTFDAFLSVSILAAAFGNGILPEIQATLVPPAAGKMVKALVINYSVAFFTFYPLAITGYWAFGQTVQSNAIQSLMPNAGPSLAPRWLLCLTVVLVLFQLLAIALLYAQVVYEVMEKRVADATRARFSWRNLLPRVAMRTLYVAVCAFVAAALPFFGEIVGVVGAVGYIPLDFILPVVMYNMVVSPPRRSVVYMTNVAIMVLFTGLGVIGAVASVRKLVLNAGRFKLFNDHVVK, encoded by the exons AtggccgtcgccgtcgccgatgAGGCCGCGACGCGCCGCGGCGAGCGTGGCGACGGCGaagggaaggcggcggcgggggaCGCGGGGGCGGCGTTCGTGCTGGAGTCCAAGGGGACCTGGTGGCACGCGGGGTTCCACCTCACCACGGCCATGGTGGGGCCGGCGGTGCTGTCGCTGCCGTACGCGCTCCGGGGCATCGGCTGGGCGCTGGGCCTCGCCACGCTCACCGCGCTCGCCGCCGTCTCCTTCTACACCTACTACGCCATGTCCCGGGTGCTCGACCACTGCGaggccgccggccgccgccacatACGCTTCCGCGACCTCGCCGCCGACGTCCTCG GTTCTGGATGGGCGTTCTACCTAATGGTGGCCGTGCAGGGTGCTATCAACGTCGGGGTCACCATTGGCAGTATCTTGCTCGCCGGCAACTCTCTACAG ATTATGTACAGCAGCTTGGTGCCAGATGGCCCTTTGAAGCTGTACCATTTCATCATCGCCGTCGCCTCCGTGCTGGCTCTCTTGTCCCAGATGCCCTCATTCCACTCGCTGCGGTACATTAACCTCGGCTCGTTGGTCCTTAGCGTCGGCTACACCATCCTCGTCTCCGCCGCTTGCATTCGGGCAG GTCTCTCGAGCAATGCTCCGGCGAAGGATTACTCGCTGAGCACATCCAAGTCGGAGAAGACTTTCGACGCCTTCCTCTCCGTCTCCATCCTAGCCGCCGCGTTCGGCAACGGCATCCTGCCCGAGATCCAGGCCACGCTGGTACCTCCGGCGGCGGGGAAGATGGTGAAGGCGTTGGTGATTAACTACTCGGTGGCCTTCTTCACCTTCTACCCGCTGGCCATCACCGGCTACTGGGCCTTCGGCCAAACGGTCCAGTCCAACGCCATCCAAAGCCTGATGCCGAACGCAGGACCCTCGCTGGCGCCGAGGTGGCTGCTCTGCCTCACCGTCGTGCTCGTCCTCTTCCAGCTCTTGGCCATCGCGCTCCTCTACGCGCAGGTGGTGTACGAGGTCATGGAGAAAAGGGTGGCGGACGCGACACGGGCGAGGTTCTCGTGGCGAAACCTGTTGCCGCGGGTGGCGATGCGGACCTTGTACGTGGCGGTCTGCGCATTTGTGGCGGCGGCGCTGCCGTTCTTCGGCGAGATCGTGGGCGTGGTCGGCGCCGTGGGGTACATCCCGCTCGACTTTATACTCCCCGTCGTCATGTACAACATGGTGGTGTCGCCGCCTAGGAGGTCGGTGGTGTATATGACCAACGTGGCGATCATGGTCTTGTTCACCGGCCTCGGGGTCATTGGCGCCGTCGCATCCGTGAGGAAGCTCGTGCTCAATGCCGGGCGTTTCAAGCTCTTCAACGACCATGTCGTCAAATGA